Proteins found in one Brachypodium distachyon strain Bd21 chromosome 5, Brachypodium_distachyon_v3.0, whole genome shotgun sequence genomic segment:
- the LOC100821768 gene encoding probable CCR4-associated factor 1 homolog 11 has product MPSSGFAFVPGSGGKKAPAVEIRQVWAYNMDLELKAMRSAAERCPFVAMDTEFPGVIHTHPTKHHAALTAAERYELLKANVDALQLIQVGLTFAATADSPPEVAFEVNLRGFDPRIHRHAPDSVALLAAQGIDFAAHRDHGVDPRVFAAMLRTAGLVPGKWAGSPRTWVTFSAGYDFGYMVKLLIGRKLPASMADFQGLVRAFFGDEVYDVKQMMTGCGGLYGGLERVAGSLGVQRVAGRCHQAGSDSVLTWDAYRRMRQVYFPQHGVLRAAYAGVIFGLEPCPPMAATAAQVNCGGGGGYYSFPAMAPAQVASIGGGSWVVPPAAARMASGGRKGARRARGSKVAPAAAAVL; this is encoded by the coding sequence ATGCCGTCTTCGGGATTTGCCTTCGtccccggctccggcggcaagaaggcgccggcggtggagatCCGCCAGGTGTGGGCTTACAACATGGACTTGGAGCTCAAGGCGATGCGGTCCGCGGCGGAGCGGTGCCCGTTCGTGGCCATGGACACGGAGTTCCCCGGCGTGATCCACACCCACCCCACCAAGCACCACGCcgcgctcaccgccgccgAGCGCTACGAGCTCCTCAAGGCCAACGTCGACGCCCTGCAGCTCATCCAGGTAGGCCTCAccttcgccgccaccgccgattCTCCCCCCGAGGTCGCCTTCGAGGTCAACCTCCGCGGATTCGACCCGCGGATCCACCGCCACGCGCCGGACTCCGTCGCCCTGCTCGCGGCGCAGGGGATCGACTTCGCGGCGCACCGCGACCACGGCGTCGACCCGCGCGTGTTCGCCGCCATGCTCAGGACCGCCGGGCTCGTGCCCGGGAAGTGGGCCGGGTCGCCGCGCACCTGGGTGACCTTCAGCGCCGGCTACGACTTCGGGTACATGGTGAAGCTCCTGATTGGGCGGAAGCtgccggcgtccatggcggaCTTCCAGGGCCTCGTGCGCGCCTTCTTTGGGGACGAGGTTTATGATGTCAAGCAGATGATGACCGGCTGCGGCGGGCTCTACGGCGGGCTGGAGCGCGTCGCGGGCTCGCTCGGCGTGCAGCGCGTGGCCGGGCGGTGCCACCAGGCCGGCTCCGACAGCGTGCTCACCTGGGACGCCTACAGGAGGATGCGGCAGGTGTACTTCCCGCAGCACGGCGTGCTGCGCGCCGCCTATGCTGGCGTCATCTTCGGGCTCGAGCCCTGCCCTCccatggcggccacggcggcgcaggtgaactgcggcggcggtggcggctacTACAGTTtcccggccatggcgccggcgcaggTGGCGAGCATCGGCGGCGGGAGCTGGGTGgtgccaccggcggcggcgcgcatgGCGAGCGGCGGGCGCAAGGGTGCGCGCAGGGCGAggggcagcaaggtggcgccggcggcagcggcggtgctCTGA
- the LOC100822081 gene encoding FT-interacting protein 1, whose translation MRYDRLRSVAGRVQTVVRDLAMQGESLLSWRDPRATSTLIVAIVLYVTLFQVVAVIAGLYLLRHPKFRGKQPSVPFNLYKRLPARGDMLIYSLVYTLVSHSELRLGLGQRCSQHSEAA comes from the coding sequence ATGAGGTATGACCGTCTGAGGAGCGTCGCCGGCAGGGTGCAGACGGTGGTCAGGGATTTGGCGATGCAGGGGGAGTCGTTGCTCAGCTGGAGGGACCCCAGGGCGACATCCACGCTCATCGTGGCGATTGTGCTCTACGTGACGCTGTTCCAGGTCGTGGCCGTCATTGCTGGGCTTTACCTCCTCCGGCACCCAAAGTTCAGGGGCAAGCAGCCCTCCGTGCCCTTCAACCTCTACAAGCGCCTGCCCGCGAGGGGCGACATGCTCATATATTCACTAGTATATACTCTAGTTTCGCATTCAGAGTTGAGGCTTGGACTAGGACAGAGATGCTCTCAACATTCAGAAGCAGCTTAA
- the LOC106865581 gene encoding uncharacterized protein LOC106865581, which produces MAMASIVSKLARAAFATCASPSAARPAAAIPTVVSKLARAALATRASPSAARPAAAIPTIVSPAGGPKSEEVGPNSKVAPHALVGNDRTEVDPDENVFKSKDAMWALYEKWCKFHGVVRDRSEMKRRFKTFSESARQVYESGGLMYMSQFSDMTMEEITLLHCRPRLSGYIRRKRYLDQRKHGLRRYARHAGNAPIGAGLPGYKST; this is translated from the exons ATGGCCATGGCTTCCATCGTCTCCAAGCTCGCGCGGGCTGCCTTCGCAACCTGCgcctctccctccgccgctcgcccTGCAGCCGCAATCCCTACCGTCGTCTCCAAGCTCGCGCGGGCTGCCTTGGCAACCCGCgcctctccctccgccgctcgcccTGCAGCCGCAATCCCTACCATCGTCTCCCCTGCAG GAGGCCCCAAGTCAGAAGAAGTCGGACCCAATTCAAAAGTAGCTCCACATGCCCTAGTCGGAAATGATAGAACAGAGGTCGATCCTGATGAGAATGTATTTAAGTCCAAGGATGCCATGTGGGCCTTGTATGAGAAGTGGTGCAAGTTTCATGGTGTAGTCCGTGACAGATCTGAGATGAAACGCCGGTTCAAGACATTTAGTGAGTCGGCAAGGCAAGTGTATGAGTCGGGTGGCTTGATGTATATGAGCCAATTTTCAGATATGACCATGGAGGAGATAACTCTACTGCATTGTAGGCCGCGTTTGTCAGGGTATATTCGACGTAAACGTTATCTCGATCAACGTAAACATGGACTTCGGAGGTATGCTCGTCATGCGGGGAACGCACCTATTGGCGCAGGCCTCCCAGGGTACAAGTCAACTTAG
- the LOC100831808 gene encoding pentatricopeptide repeat-containing protein At5g04810, chloroplastic has product MHFLSLPTASSPTHHHLPPKPLFKPISSSSASFRRPTQPPPPPPKPSPPPPPPPPPRNPNPLASKLWLSSRLSPPPPPPPPPKTAHQPPPPPPPPEEPEQEPEPEDADARKEEKQEEDFRQKGKVFVGNLPLRARKPEVAEFFRQFGPLDKVELVRAHDDPERNAGFCFLYYAGDAAEAEAAAGRAAEVDGVDFRGRSLTVRLDDGRKGRARAEERARWVDHGRRPEARSPWHQGREEACREFRRVVESRPEDWQAVVSAFERIPKPSRREFGLMIVYYAKRGDKHHARATFENMRARGIEPNAFVFTSLVHAYAVARDMRGVLSCVEEMKAEGIELTIVTYSIIIAGFAKINDAQSADNLFKEAKAKLGDLNGIIYSNIIHAHCQSGNMDRAEELVREMEEDGIDAPIDAYHSMMHGYTIIQDEKKCLIVFERLKECCFTPSIISYGCLINLYIKIGKVTKAIAISKEMESYGIKHNNKTYSMLISGFIHLHDFANAFSIFEEMLKSGLQPDRAIYNLLIEAFCKMGNMDRAIRILEKMQKERMQPSNRAFRPIIEGFAVAGDMKRALNILDLMRRSGCAPTVMTYNALIHGLIKKNQVERAVSVLNKMSIAGITPNEHTYTIIMRGYAANGDIGKAFEYFTKIKEGGLKLDVYIYETLLRACCKSGRMQSALAVTREMSTQKIARNTFVYNILIDGWARRGDVWEAADLMKQMKEDGVPPNIHTYTSYINACCKAGDMQRAQKVIEEMADVGLKPNLKTYTTLIKGWAKASLPDRALKSFEEMKLAGLKPDEAAYHCLVTSLLSRATVMEGSTYTGILSICREMFENDLTVDMRTAVHWSRWLHKIERTGGALTEALQRIFPPDWNSLEVLGEVSDSPSTGDSDYSCDSDLSDVDENQDADE; this is encoded by the exons ATGCACTTCCTCTCGCtccccaccgcctcctcccccacccaccaccacctccctcCCAAACCGCTCTTCAAacccatctcctcctcttcaGCCTCCTTCCGCCGCCCAACTCAGccccccccgccgcctcccaagccctcccctcccccgccgccgcctcctcctcctcggaaCCCGAACCCGCTCGCCTCCAAGCTATGGCTGTCCAGCAGGCTCtccccgcccccgcctcctccccctcctccgaAAACGGCCcaccagcctcctcctcctcctcctccgccagagGAACCGGAGCAAGAGCCGGAACCGGAGGATGCGGACGCGcggaaggaggagaagcaggaggaggatTTCCGGCAGAAGGGGAAGGTCTTCGTCGGGAACCTGCCGCTGCGGGCGAGGAAGCCCGAGGTGGCCGAGTTCTTCCGCCAGTTCGGGCCGCTCGACAAGGTGGAGCTCGTGCGCGCCCACGACGACCCCGAGCGCAACGCCGGCTTCTGCTTCCTCTACTACGCGGGGGACGCggccgaggcggaggcggcggcggggcgcgcggCCGAGGTCGACGGGGTGGACTTCCGGGGCAGGTCGCTCACCGTGAGGCTCGACGACGGGAGGAAAGGGAGGGCCAGGGCGGAGGAGCGGGCCCGGTGGGTCGACCACGGGCGGAGGCCCGAGGCGCGGTCGCCGTGGCACCAGGGCAGGGAGGAGGCGTGCCGGGAGTTCCGGAGGGTCGTGGAGTCGCGGCCCGAGGACTGGCAAGCCGTCGTGTCCGCCTTCGAGAGGATCCCCAAG CCATCAAGGAGAGAATTTGGTTTGATGATTGTGTATTATGCCAAGCGGGGTGATAAGCATCATGCTCGCGCAACGTTTGAGAACATGAGAGCAAGAGGAATAGAACCCAATGCCTTTGTCTTCACAAG CCTTGTTCACGCTTATGCAGTTGCTAGAGATATGCGTGGGGTGCTGTCATGTGTTGAAGAAATGAAAGCTGAGGGCATTGAGCTGACAATTGTTACTTACAGTATCATTATTGCAGGATTTGCCAAAATTAATGATGCTCA ATCTGCAGACAACCTCTTCAAAGAGGCCAAGGCCAAGCTCGGGGATCTCAATGGAATCATATATAGCAACATTATACATGCTCACTG CCAGTCTGGCAATATGGATCGAGCTGAAGAGCTGGTCCGCGAAATGGAAGAGGATGGAATAGATGCTCCTATTGATGCATACCATAGTATGATGCATGGATATACTATTATTCAGGATGAAAAGAAATGTCTAATTGTGTTTGAAAGGCTGAAG GAGTGCTGCTTTACACCATCAATAATTTCTTATGGGTGCCTTATTAATTTGTATATCAAG ATTGGTAAAGTCACTAAAGCCATAGCTATTAGCAAAGAGATGGAGTCATATGGCATCAAGCATAATAACAAAACTTACTCTATGCTGATCAGTGGATTTATCCATTTACATGACTTCGCGAATGCTTTCAGCATATTTGAGGAAATGCTAAAGTCAGGCCTTCAGCCTGATCGTGCCATATACAACTTGCTGATAGAAGCATTTTGCAAGATGGGGAATATGGATCGAGCTATTCGCATTCTGGAAAAAATGCAGAAGGAACGAATGCAACCATCAAATAGAGCATTTAGGCCTATTATAGAGGGGTTTGCAGTTGCTGGAGATATGAAAAGGGCTCTGAATATTCTTGATCTGATGCGACGAAGTGGTTGCGCTCCCACTGTGATGACTTACAATGCTCTTATTCATGGGCTAATTAAAAAGAACCAG GTTGAAAGGGCCGTTTCTGTGCTTAACAAGATGTCCATTGCTGGTATTACGCCAAATGAACATACATACACAATCATTATGAGAGGTTATGCTGCTAATGGAGATATTGGCAAGGCTTTCGAATATTTCACAAAAATCAAAGAGGGTGGCCTAAAACTTGATGTGTACATTTACGAAACGCTGCTCAGGGCCTGTTGCAAATCAGGGAGGATGCAAAGTGCTTTAGCAGTCACCCGCGAGATGAGCACTCAGAAGATAGCAAGGAATACATTCGTATATAATATTTTGATTGATGG GTGGGCTCGGAGGGGAGATGTTTGGGAGGCAGCAGACTTAATGAAGCAGATGAAAGAAGATGGAGTCCCTCCAAACATTCATACATATACCTCCTACATAAATGCATGCTGCAAAGCTGGAGACATGCAG AGGGCACAAAAGGTGATAGAAGAAATGGCAGATGTTGGATTGAAACCTAATCTCAAGACATATACTACCTTGATTAAAGGTTGGGCAAAGGCGTCACTACCAGACAGAGCATTGAAATCCTTTGAAGAGATGAAACTGGCTGGGCTGAAACCTGATGAGGCTGCTTATCATTGCTTGGTAACTTCACTTCTCTCAAGGGCAACTGTAATGGAGGGAAGCACCTACACAGGAATCTTGAGTATTTGTAGAGAAATGTTTGAGAATGACTTGACTGTTGATATGCGTACTGCTGTTCACTGGTCGAGATGGCTTCACAAGATTGAGAGGACAGGAGGGGCACTAACAGAGGCACTCCAGAGAATATTTCCTCCTGATTGGAATTCATTAGAAGTTCTAGGAGAAGTGTCTGATTCTCCAAGCACGGGGGATTCTGATTATTCCTGTGATTCTGATCTTAGCGATGTTGATGAGAATCAAGATGCTGATGAGTGA
- the LOC100821458 gene encoding transcription repressor OFP13 has protein sequence MGKKLALASLFFTSSTGGGGGTSLRSSSSPAPSMSSASSWQWPPSCTQARTTSFRMAAAAEDYGYSTSTMNPAFLDDSSVAGHEHEHTSSRRLSSSSSASSSPAPAPAAEEEAVIRGLRSSSRLFFEPEPTSCILSNSKPAMAFGGATAMAIDSADPYGDFRRSMEEMVLSHGGGEDWGWLEEMLGWYLRANGKKTHGLIVGAFVDLLVALTSSPASSSSSSSFLNCKQSINQS, from the coding sequence ATGGGGAAGAAGCTCGCCCTCGCCTCGCTCTTCTTCACCagcagcaccggcggcggcggtgggacGAGCCtgaggtcgtcgtcgtctccggctccgTCAAtgtcctccgcctcctcctggcAATGGCCGCCCTCCTGCACGCAGGCGAGAACCACCTCCTTccgcatggccgccgccgccgaggactaCGGCTACAGCACGAGCACCATGAACCCGGCCTTCCTCGACGACTCCTCCGTCGCCGGGCACGAGCACGAGCACACTTCCTCCCGCcgcctctcctcttcctcctctgcttcttcttccccggcgccggcgccggcggcagaaGAAGAGGCGGTCATCCGCGGGCTCCGCTCGTCCAGCCGGCTCTTCTTCGAGCCGGAGCCGACGAGCTGCATCCTGAGCAATAGCAAGCCGGCCATGGCGTTCGGCGgggcgacggcgatggcgatCGACTCGGCGGACCCGTACGGCGACTTCCGGCGGTcgatggaggagatggtgctcagccatggcggcggcgaggactgGGGGTGGCTGGAGGAGATGCTGGGCTGGTACCTCCGCGCCAACGGCAAGAAGACCCACGGCCTCATCGTAGGAGCCTTCGTCGACTTGCTCGTCGCTCTCACTTCCTcccctgcttcttcttcttcttcctctagcTTTCTCAATTGCAAGCAGAGCATTAACCAGAGTTAA